A genomic segment from Daphnia pulex isolate KAP4 chromosome 5, ASM2113471v1 encodes:
- the LOC124193328 gene encoding uncharacterized protein LOC124193328 isoform X1, whose product MTRKPCFVFNCKSSYNKENESLAFFHPPKLCLNSWQEIIKKPGLTCQSRICSIHFEENDILKGREIQGVFYSYPKWKLKSGARPSKLLGNDVSVLERPAAKKYVHSDRFKSPYRNITAKSKAANPKLQLDNQSFLSNNNTNVLIPSHAKKSTSNSIAIHQLDAEKGKVNDMEAAEPVALPCVTTEDMFQEPTTETLLHIPPEKELQSESESQFSHYLVRDSYEICMSKIKVLNLCPFFCDTHRADSYPYLIMEFVQVRYHFESKRFQERNLAEVDSNVRQNFKMAKLA is encoded by the exons ATGACACGCAAACCatgtttcgtttttaattgtaaatcttcttataacaaagaaaatgaaagtctTGCGTTTTTCCATCCACCGAAGTTGTGTCTAAATTCCTGGcaggaaattattaaaaagccAGGACTCACTTGCCAGTCCAGAATTTGcagtattcattttgaagagaACGACATACTCAAAGGGAGAGAAATTCAAGGCGTGTTTTACAGTTATCcgaaatggaaattaaaatcagGTGCTCGGCCCAGTAAATTGCTAG GAAATGATGTCAGCGTACTCGAAAGACCTGCTGCAAAGAAGTATGTTCACAGTGATAGGTTTAAGTCACCATATCGAAATATAACAGCAAAGTCTAAAGCTGCTAATCCTAAGCTGCAGTTGGACAATCAATCATTTTTGTCGAATAACAACACCAATGTATTGATCCCATCACATGCAAAGAAGTCAACGTCAAATAGCATag CTATACACCAACTTGAcgctgaaaaaggaaaagtaaatgATATGGAAGCAGCTGAACCTGTGGCATTACCATGTGTAACAACAGAAGACATGTTCCAGGAACCTACTACTGAAACACTCCTACACATTCCACCTGAAAAAGAACTACAATCTGAATCTGAATCTCAATTCAGTCATTATTTAGTGAGAGATAGTTACGAAATTTGTATGTCAAAAATCAAAGTACTCAatctttgtccttttttttgtgacacACACCGTGCTGACTCGTATCCTTATTTAATAATGGAATTCGTACAAGTTAGATATCATTTTGAATCAAAGCGTTTTCAAGAACGTAATTTGGCAGAAGTTGATAGTAACGTGCGACAAAATTTCAAGATGGCAAAActtgcttaa
- the LOC124193328 gene encoding uncharacterized protein LOC124193328 isoform X2 gives MTRKPCFVFNCKSSYNKENESLAFFHPPKLCLNSWQEIIKKPGLTCQSRICSIHFEENDILKGREIQGVFYSYPKWKLKSGARPSKLLGNDVSVLERPAAKKYVHSDRFKSPYRNITAKSKAANPKLQLDNQSFLSNNNTNVLIPSHAKKSTSNSIAIHQLDAEKGKVNDMEAAEPVALPCVTTEDMFQEPTTETLLHIPPEKELQSESYVKNQSTQSLSFFL, from the exons ATGACACGCAAACCatgtttcgtttttaattgtaaatcttcttataacaaagaaaatgaaagtctTGCGTTTTTCCATCCACCGAAGTTGTGTCTAAATTCCTGGcaggaaattattaaaaagccAGGACTCACTTGCCAGTCCAGAATTTGcagtattcattttgaagagaACGACATACTCAAAGGGAGAGAAATTCAAGGCGTGTTTTACAGTTATCcgaaatggaaattaaaatcagGTGCTCGGCCCAGTAAATTGCTAG GAAATGATGTCAGCGTACTCGAAAGACCTGCTGCAAAGAAGTATGTTCACAGTGATAGGTTTAAGTCACCATATCGAAATATAACAGCAAAGTCTAAAGCTGCTAATCCTAAGCTGCAGTTGGACAATCAATCATTTTTGTCGAATAACAACACCAATGTATTGATCCCATCACATGCAAAGAAGTCAACGTCAAATAGCATag CTATACACCAACTTGAcgctgaaaaaggaaaagtaaatgATATGGAAGCAGCTGAACCTGTGGCATTACCATGTGTAACAACAGAAGACATGTTCCAGGAACCTACTACTGAAACACTCCTACACATTCCACCTGAAAAAGAACTACAATCTGAATC GTATGTCAAAAATCAAAGTACTCAatctttgtccttttttttgtga